CTTCGGCCTGCCCGCGACCTGGATCGACGGCGCGCTGCAGGACGAGGCGCAGCTGCGCGGCTACACCGTGGTCGATGCCGCGACGGTGATCTCGACGCATCTGACCGAGGTGCTGAAGTCGCACATGCCGGAGCTGCTCTCGCATGCCGAGGTTCAGAAGCTGCTGCGCGAGCTGCCCAAGGACCATTCCGATCTGGTCAAGGAGATCGTGCCGAGCCAGATCTCGACCACGGGCATCCAGCGCGTGCTGCAGCTCCTGCTCTCCGAGCGCATCTCGATCCGCGATCTCGCGACGATCATCGAGGGCATCGCCGAGGCCGCAGGCGGGATGAAGAACCCGCGCGACATCGCCGAGCATGTCCGCATGCGCCTGTCCCGCCAGATCTGCGCGCAATTCTCGAACGGACAGGGCCTGCTTCCGATCATCACGCTCTCGCCGGCCTGGGAAAGCGTCTTCGCCGAATCGATCATCGGCCAGGGCGAGGATCGCCATCTCGCCATGCAGCCCTCGCGGCTGCAGGAATTCGTCCATCAGGTGCGCGACAAGTTCGAAGATGCGGCGCGCATGGGCGAGATGCCGGCGCTGGTCACCTCCGGCATGGCGCGGCCCTTCGTGCGCCAGATCATCGAGCGCTTCCGCAGGGAGACGCCGGTGCTCTCCCAGGCCGAGATTCATCCCCGCGTGCGGCTGAAGACGGTCGGCACCGTCTGAGCGGGCACCGGCGCCGCCCGTTTCCACGGGGCGCCGATGCCGGCAGTGCAATGGTGAGGCCGCCCCGCCTCGCCTAAGACGGCTGGGCATGTCGCGCAACGCCGCCCTCTTTGCCCTGCTCTGCCTCGTCTGGGGACTGACCTTCCTGCCGGTCAGGATCGCCTCCGCGCACACCTCGCCGCTGCTGCTCGCCGCAGCGCGCTTCGTCATCGCCGGGGGGCTGCTGCTGCTCTGGGCCGGGCGGGATGCGGGCAAGGTGCCGCGCGCCGCCTGGCCGCGGCTGATCGGCACGGCGCTCTTGGTCAACACTGCCAATTACGCCTTCCTGTTCTGGGGCGCGGCCCATGCGCCCTCCGGCCTGTCCGCCATCGTCAACATGGCGACGATCCCGATCTGGACGCTGATCGCGGTGCGGCTGATCGAGGGGGAGGCGATCACCGGACGGCGGATCCTGGCGATCGCGCTGGGAACGGCGGGGCTGGGCTTCCTCTTCGGCCAGCGCCTCGCAAGCGGGGTGGCGGCGCGCGATGCGCTCGAAGCCTGGGGGCTGGCCTCGGTCGCCTTCGGGACGCTGTGCTACTGCATCGGCGCGGTGCTGAGCCGGCCGATCGCGGGGACGATGCCGACGCTGACGCTGGCGAGCTGGCAGACGGCGATCGGCGCGGCCGGGCTGATCGTGGTGACGCTGGTGCTGGAGCCCGTCGGCACGGCCCAACTCGCGGGATTGCTGGCCTGGCCGGTGGCGCCGGCGCTCGCCTTCCTGGTCGGGGCCGGCTCGCTGATCGGTTTCACGATCTTCATCCGGCTGCTGCGCGACTGGGGCGCCTTCGGGGCCGGGCTCTACGCCTTCGTCAGCCCGGTGATCGCGGTGATCGCCGGCGTGCTGCTGCTCAACGAGCCCTTCGGCCGCAGCGAGGCGATCGGCGCGGCGCTGATGTTCGCGGCTGCCGCGATCGCGCTCAGGCGCTGACCGGCATCCTCGCGCACCGGCTTGCTCCGAAAACCGGTTCCCGCCTTTGGGGGCGGTGCTATGGCGGCGGGGCGATGCGCGTGTTGCGCTTGAGCTGGGCGCGCTCAAAGGCCAGCACCACCGGCAGGGACACGACCAGCGGGATGATCAGGTAGAACATGCGCCAGATCAGCAGCGCTGCGAAGACGGCCGGCGCCGGCATACCTGGCATTACCGCCAGGAACACCGCCTCCATCACGCCGACCCCGCCGGGCACCTGGCTGAGCAGCCCGGCCGAGAAGGAGAGCAGGAAGGCGCCAAGCACGATCATGAAGCCCGGATTGCCCTGCTCGGGCAGCGCGAAATAGATGATGCCGGCCGCGCCTGCGAGTTCGAGCGGCGCGGCGAGATATTGCCGGAAGACGATCGGCAGGCGCGGATAGATGATCTCGAGCTTGCCCAGCTTGAACGGCCTGAACTTGAGCCAGGAGCCGATGGTGTAGAGCGCGACGAAGCCGAGCATGGCGACGCCGATCAGCCTGGCGCCATTGTCGCCGATTGCGAACCAGGGCGAGAGCCGGCCGAGCGGGCGCAGGATCTCGGGCTCATAGAGCAGGACGAGGCCCATGAGCAGGATCGTCCCGAAGGCGAAGGTGAAGGAGCACAGCGCGACCAGCACCGCGACCTCGCCGGCGCTCAACCCCTTGGCCGTATAGGCCCGGAACCGCACCATGCCGCCGGAAAACACCGAGGCGCCGATATTGTGCGACAGCGCGTAGGTGACGAAGGAGCAGACCGAAATATAGAGCCAGGAGATGCCCTTCTCCTTGCCGAGATGGAGCAGGGCGATGCGGTCGTACCAGGCGAGCGCCGCATAGGCGACGAGGGTGGCGAGCGCGGCGTGGAAGAAGGCATCGGTGGGGATCACCGCGATCTTCTGGCCGATGCGGCTCGCGACGATGCGTAGATT
This portion of the Bosea sp. OAE506 genome encodes:
- a CDS encoding UPF0104 family protein, translating into MKRYLDYLWPIIGLVAVVWSVDLLWDKLKAEAGTDEAINALLAQGSFWDNLRIVASRIGQKIAVIPTDAFFHAALATLVAYAALAWYDRIALLHLGKEKGISWLYISVCSFVTYALSHNIGASVFSGGMVRFRAYTAKGLSAGEVAVLVALCSFTFAFGTILLMGLVLLYEPEILRPLGRLSPWFAIGDNGARLIGVAMLGFVALYTIGSWLKFRPFKLGKLEIIYPRLPIVFRQYLAAPLELAGAAGIIYFALPEQGNPGFMIVLGAFLLSFSAGLLSQVPGGVGVMEAVFLAVMPGMPAPAVFAALLIWRMFYLIIPLVVSLPVVLAFERAQLKRNTRIAPPP
- a CDS encoding EamA family transporter, producing MSRNAALFALLCLVWGLTFLPVRIASAHTSPLLLAAARFVIAGGLLLLWAGRDAGKVPRAAWPRLIGTALLVNTANYAFLFWGAAHAPSGLSAIVNMATIPIWTLIAVRLIEGEAITGRRILAIALGTAGLGFLFGQRLASGVAARDALEAWGLASVAFGTLCYCIGAVLSRPIAGTMPTLTLASWQTAIGAAGLIVVTLVLEPVGTAQLAGLLAWPVAPALAFLVGAGSLIGFTIFIRLLRDWGAFGAGLYAFVSPVIAVIAGVLLLNEPFGRSEAIGAALMFAAAAIALRR